Proteins from one Setaria italica strain Yugu1 chromosome V, Setaria_italica_v2.0, whole genome shotgun sequence genomic window:
- the LOC101778431 gene encoding ABC transporter I family member 1-like — protein sequence MLPLRPPPPRLLLNNISCMRNAQTVLRDINLSVHDGTALVLTGASSSGKTTLLSMLAGFSRSSAREILWNGHDITSPSVFQQYKLQLKWMSPKDDVKEKLMVLENLQWFELLKGKDGSRAGPAIELMGLSKLMK from the coding sequence ATGCTGCCGCTCCGCCCCCCGCCACCGCGGCTCCTGCTCAACAACATCTCATGCATGCGGAACGCGCAGACGGTGCTCCGGGACATCAACCTCAGCGTCCACGACGGCACGGCCCTCGTCCTCACCGGCGCTAGCAGCTCCGGCAAGACCACCCTGCTCAGCATGCTAGCAGGCTTCTCGCGGTCCTCGGCGCGGGAGATCCTCTGGAACGGCCACGACATCACCTCCCCAAGCGTGTTCCAGCAGTACAAGCTGCAGCTCAAGTGGATGTCGCCCAAGGACGACGTCAAGGAGAAGCTAATGGTGCTGGAGAACTTGCAGTGGTTCGAGCTCCTCAAGGGGAAGGACGGCAGTAGGGCGGGCCCGGCCATCGAGCTCATGGGGCTCAGCAAGCTCATGAAG
- the LOC101753691 gene encoding ABC transporter I family member 1, with the protein MLPLRPPPPRLLLNNVSCMRNAQTVLRDINLSVNDGTALVLTGANGSGKTTLLRMLAGFSRPSAGEILWNGHDVTSPGVFQQYKLQLNWMSLKDAVKEKLTVLENVQWFELLEGKDGSRAGPAIELMGLGRLMNEKSRMLSMGQRKRLQLARLLAIDRPIWLLDEPSVALDAEGTRLLEYIIAEHRKKGGIVFVATHLPIEIEDSMSLRLPQRFPRRKTLVDLVH; encoded by the coding sequence ATGCTGCCGCTCCGCCCCCCGCCACCGCGGCTCCTGCTCAACAATGTCTCGTGCATGCGGAACGCACAGACGGTGCTCCGTGACATCAACCTCAGCGTCAACGACGGCACGGCCCTTGTCCTCACCGGCGCCAACGGCTCCGGCAAGACCACCCTGCTCCGCATGCTGGCGGGCTTCTCGCGGCCCTCAGCGGGGGAGATCCTCTGGAACGGCCATGACGTCACCTCCCCGGGCGTGTTCCAGCAGTACAAGCTGCAGCTCAACTGGATGTCGCTCAAGGACGCCGTCAAGGAGAAGCTCACGGTACTGGAGAACGTGCAGTGGTTCGAGCTCCTCGAGGGGAAGGACGGTAGCAGGGCAGGCCCAGCCATCGAGCTCATGGGGCTCGGCAGGCTCATGAACGAGAAGTCTAGGATGCTCTCCATGGGGCAGCGGAAGCGGCTGCAGCTTGCCAGGCTGCTAGCCATCGACCGCCCAATATGGCTGCTGGATGAGCCCTCCGTCGCGCTGGATGCGGAGGGCACTAGGCTGCTCGAGTACATCATCGCGGAGCACCGGAAGAAGGGTGGGATCGTGTTCGTGGCCACGCACCTGCCCATCGAGATTGAGGATTCCATGTCCCTTCGGCTTCCGCAGAGGTTCCCCCGGAGGAAGACGCTGGTTGATCTTGTCCATTGA